The following nucleotide sequence is from Larus michahellis chromosome 17, bLarMic1.1, whole genome shotgun sequence.
AAATCAGACACCAGTTCCTACCAGACCCAAGCAGGAGCCGTAAATGAAAACACAAGGCATCAAATGCTCTGAACTCAGCCAGGTTCTACACCCTCCCCGAGGTCTGGAGCGCCCGCGCTTGAAGGGCCCTGGGGGGCTGCATACACTCAGGTGTGCCCACGTGCACGTGGCTGAGCCCAGGGACACCCCAAAACTCCTCACTCACAGACCCCTGGGCTAGCAACGCAGGCACTGGGCAACCCAGAGACCATGAAGGCTTTGCCCTCCACCGATGGAGAAGCTCTAACCAAGCCGCTCAGCACCGAGGTGGTGTCCTGAGGAGTGTGACCCTACCTGTGTAGCCAgcaagggcagcagcaggaatgaCAGGCTTGTCCTTGTTCATATCGGCCCGATCTCGAACATAGTCCTTGAAGGTGCCCTTGGGCTTGTGGTTGGGCAGGGCAGCGGGGTAGTCCTCCGAGTCGAAGCTGTCGTAGGAGGGGACGCGCTGCAGGCTCTGGAAGGAGGACTGGCTGCTCCAGGACTGCGTCAGCCGGTCGCAGCTATCGTAGCTCTCTATGCTCTCGAAGGAGTCCTGGCCACCCAGTTTACCTGGCGAGAAGGAAAGGCGTGTGAGATGTGCCCGGCCAGCGTGGGGATGCTCTAACTTGCCACGGCCAGGAGAAAAATGGTTCACCTGCCTTGTGTGCATGCAGGAGGCAACCAGGCAAATGTTACTGTCCCAGCACACCTCGTCGCCAAACAAACTCAAAAGTACGGCCTGAAACTGTGATACTTTTGTTATCTTCATAACTCAGAGCAGGGCTACCTGAGCCCTGGAGATGTTCAGGCACCAGGGAAAGACAGAGTGAGtcaggggaaaaaccccaaagtccTGACTCTCTACCCAAGACCGATGCCTGGGACTAACTGGAAATTGTCTGTTTCAAAAAGGCAACGGCAGAGAAGTAATCCACTTTAGACAGATATTCAAGGCTCAGTTCAGGCGCCAGGACCTCTTGCTCTTGCTGCTGACAGGTATGGGTCTCCAATGAGCCCCATATTATATCTGCCAGCCCTATATAAATGCTGCTCAGGCATATTCAAGGGCACTGGACGCCCAGCTTCTTTACTTTTGATGTTTCCCACAAAACTATCCAGCAGCCTTTTTTATTGCCATATGTTACAACCAGCTtccacccccaaatccccaaacAGCAGCAGATTTGATGGAGGAGGAGAGCAAAAGGCTGAGAAGCTCAAACAGCTCTTTTTCCAGTTCTGGTAAGGTGAGCACAGCTGGGTTGTATCAAGGCTACTCTCTGGGGTATTTTTAGTAAAGACCAGAACATGAgaggccagatcctcagctaTGCTGCTTTACACCCACTAGAGACAGTGTAAGTATACCCTCCGTACGTAAAACAGAGAGCTAAAAAAGGATCCGAAGAACAAACTGAAATTGCTCTCTCTGATCTCCCGTACGCTGCCGATTGCTCAACATCTTTACTGACAAACTAAGAGCGTAACAGGATCATTCAAGTTCACTAATTTCCCAAACCGGGCTAAAAACAGCTGCTGGGATTGTGCAAGAACTCCTGGAGAAATTTCCATTGGCAGAGCTACCCGCAGCTTGGGCCCAGATAGTAAATCACAGGGGAAGAGGAACGTGGAAGGACGCTGGCACGCTCCCCCAAATATTTGTTGTGTTGTAGTTTGAAGAGCACTTGCTGCGAAAAAACTCAACTACCGTGGGCTCTGCCCAAATTGCTGGCCCGGAATCATTTGAAGTTTGGACCCCTTGGCTTGATTCTGCTGGTAATATCCGTGCTTCAAActcgatttattttttttcttcttgtttttttttgagaatttcaATCACTTCCTGAATCCTGCAAGGGGAAAATTAACACCGCTTTGTGCATGTTCATTAATTGGCGTAACCACTTCCCTGAGAAGTCCTGTGGCACAAGCTCGTTtcgaaaaggaattaaaaatcttCCAGATGAACAGCCGCAGTGCCGAGAGGTGACTTGGGTCATTTCATTGACAAGTCACCTAAATTTGACCTAAACGTGAGCCTTTGGGAAAATCAGGGCTTGCACCTACTCAGGAGAAACTTGTTAAGAGTCTGGCAGCTCCACTTCCCAACCAGACGTTCTCGCTGATAAGGTAGAGTGAAAAAACTCCCAGGGGACCACAAAATTAACTCCTAAAGCCCACACAAAGCAAGACAAAAGGCGACCGTCTGGAAAACCTTCATCCTGAAGTGCTTGACTTCGCGACAGACTCATCTTTTTAATACACTGGAAGGTAAAGACGTACGTAAATATAAATAAACTGGACTCTGCTTTCTATTGAGGCTTCTTTATACCACGCTGGGAGGATTGATGCCACCCAAAGGCCCTTCTACGTGTCTGAAATGTCGCGTTAGTGTAAGCACGGCCGTAGCCTCTTGCATTTCTTCAATTGCGATCAGTATTGGGCCCCAAAGGGGAGTTAAGggctccttcttccctcccctggAGCCTTCTTAGGCTTGCCAGTGAGAACAGGCTCAAGGTAGAATTGCAAAAGCATGCCTGAATCGTTGCGTTTCAGTGAGAATTATGATGAAATCACCACGTATGGTAAAGAAAAGgtcaagaaaagggaaagacGCTGATGAAAAGATAGCCAGAAAAACAACCCCAGAAAGAGGAGCTTACCTAAAATTGTAACACCCTCTGCCCTCTTGGCTCACCGTATCGTCCAAGTCACCTCTCTCATACTAACACTcagccagcagcagaagcagaggcaataatacaaataataacttTCCTGTCATTAGCTCTCCCAGCttggaaaaagaatgagaaactgGAAATGAGCTCCTCCGGGCCACGCGTATGCGACGCAGACCTGCAAAGGGGCTGCGGCTTTCACAGGGACCCAGCACATCCTCAGCTCTCGTAGCTGGATGAATGGGTTTAAACGTTCAACATCAAACCTGGCTCACAGCAACACGTTACTATAATGCATTTTAGGCATAGGGACACCTGGATGCTATTCAGGGCGCGATCGCAGGCAGGTCAGATCTCTTCCCCCTGCCTCAGGTTCCCTACCTGGAATCAGGAGATAACGATACCCCTTTGTAAGTGACTTTGAGCTCTGTGGATTCCATTTTTGCTTTGAATAGACGCTGTGAGCCAGATCCTCAGCCTTGCATTAAGCGATGTAATTACAACGTACTCCGCCATCTGGGCCCCATGTGTTCAgaatttaataatattaattGAAAAGGCATTTGGGCTCAGATCCTCAAAAGTGTTTAGGTGTTTAAATCCCATCATCTCAAACAGGAATCATGTACCTATAACTCTTTGGAGATGTAGGGTTGCGGCACAAGGATTCGGGGGGTCCTGCAGCTCTGTCACGGACTCAACCCATGACATCTGCGTCTCCTAACAAAGCACAGGGCTCGGGTTCAACAGAACAGATTATCAGTTCAAGCAAGCAGACATCAAAATCAATGGAGATAATGGATAAAGACTTTGCGTCACCAAGTGTAAAACTCTTCAGAGCCTTGGACATTAATTCCTGATGAGAACTTCTGAAGGATTTGTGGGGTTTTGCCTGGTCTTCTAGGAAAATGAGATTTATACAACCACACAGCAGTCTCTGTCCTCCCTAATAACCTTAAAGCCCATTTCAACTTCACTCAAGTTTAACATCAAAGTACAGAGCCAGAAATCCTACATTTTTGCTACAAAACCAGGCAGCAGAGTAGAGGAAAGAAAGACCTTCTTCACGTTTTCCCCAGACAGAAAGGCAGGGAGGGCTCAAAGCCACCAGGGGAGCCATCTGGAAGTTCAACCTCATCAGACACGTGGCTTCGTTACTGGCATTGGCACAGTGTGCTGATGGCCATGGTCCCCCCAAAATACGTGTCCTATAGAGGGGAAGGCAGCGCTTACGTTGATATAGGTAGAGGTGGGAAGAACCCAAGCAAACCCTGGGAGATGGCCAACTTTACCTCGACTGGCACGTCCCATGCACATGTTATCTGGCGTTACTACTTCTTGCTTGATCGTGAAGTAGTCTGTCTGCAGGGAGTCCGTCTGGACTGGGTCACGCAGGATGACCGAGGGATAGTCGTTCTCGTACTTGAGAGACAGGAGCTCTTCCGAGCTGATGGGATGGAGGGTCTGGTAGGACTCTGTGATGAAGCTGGGCTCCGAGAACTCAGAGGGAGGCACGCACTGTGCATGCTCGATGCCATAACCTGTTGGCAGAAGGGGAGCGTCAGAAGGCAACCCAAACACAAGCAGCCCAAAGAAACCAGAGCGTTGCTCACTCCCCCTCCAGTCTCCCCCAGCACAGTGAGAGCTGAGGTCTGACCTCAGTGATCTGAGACTGTCTTTGGATATAAGACGCCTGGAAAAATCGGGCACTAATTTTGAGCAAGGTTTCTAAAAGCTACAGAGAGATTGCGTCTTATAattgcagcaatttaaaaaaatgagacCTCCTCAACCACCATCAACGTGCATTACGCCAAAGTCCTCTCAAGCAAATTGCTAGTGGGGAAAAGCTGGAAAATCATGTGGAGCATAGTCTCAGCAAAGGAGATACAGGGCAAAGAAGCTTCACTGATGACTGTAATAGATGAGTCACTTCTACGATCACCTCTCCTCACCGGCTCCCAATTCAggtgaggtggggttttttgctggttCATGAAATACATCACAGATTTCAAATGCCTTTAAAGAACATCTCCCAGTGGCAATGGGAAGGTCAGGAGTCTAGACGGATGGCTCGTCTCTTTCCTTGCTAGGCTCCTACCTAGCAATTCAGAATTAAGCCTTCTTCCCCCACACCCCTTCCTTTTTAGTAAGTTTTTTTCAAATTCCTAACGGTCTGGAGTGTTGAGGTTGCTTTTggttggaggtgttcaaggccaggttggacagggctttgagcaacctgggctggtgggaggtgtccctgcccagggcaggggggttggaacgagatgatctttaaggtcccttccaaccccaaccattctatgattctacgattctttTCAGGTCTACTGAGCTACAGCTTCAAACAAACGGTGCTTGCAAAGTCAGATTATGGCACCTCAAGGTGGTCCCTCCAAAATAAAAACGGCTTCTAAATAAACCCAAACCCCTTGGAAAGACAGAATTACACACTTTGCATGCTCTGCCACGCCAGAGCAACAACTGCATGGTGTGACGCAGACAAACCTCTACTAGGTGGCACTTTCATGCCTGGAAGCACCAGAGTGACACTGATAATTGAGACTTACTAATGAAGTAGTCTGAAGTATAGCGGGATTCTGGATATGTTGTATTCACTCCGTTTGCTGGGTACGGTTTTACCtcttctgcaaagagaaaaggaaggaaatgtcaCGTGTCCATAGGCATACCGTGCTTCGCAAGACTTGCTGTAACGCAGAGAGGTCTGAACTTCCTAAAATGCTCCTCTCTGGGTTAAACCGGGACATTCAAAGGCACAGAAATGAGCTGAAATCCCACCGAAACAAGTGCTCGGTGCACTTGGGTTCCTTTGGGGATTCTTGCTGCAGGCATGCCcaaatttaatcaaaacaaaaacaaaacaaaacaaaacagcaacaactTTCTCAATCAGAGGCTCCAGGTGGTTCTGAAATACTAGTTGCATAATTTCCTTGCTTGCCTTAATTTTTGTCGTCCTTCATTCTCTTGAGGATTGCTTATCACACTTACGTGTATGAGCTCGTGACAGAAAACCCACCCCACCGTACAAGGACGgttgttttcctgaaaaagcCCCTATTTTGAGACCAGCAGTAGGTGTGCGCAAGTGAGCGGGTACTGCATCCCAAAACCAGCTCCTACAACCCCAAATTAATGCTAATTCCCAGCCTACGCAGCACCTTTTACCTTGCGCCTGATGCAGGCAGAAGATCCTACGCTCAAAAAAGCTTTGCCGCACTGTCCACCACCCAACTCCCGATACAGACTCCGCGGTGTTACGTATGGGCAGCACGCCAAATTTTAGCCTTTCTATCAGCATAATTCGCTGAGAAAGAGCACGTTTTACATCAAAGCCTAGATCCTCCGCTTCCCGTTGCTTTTTCCGAGCACGTTGGTACTCCTGGGCTTGGCGCGGAATTTGCTTTCCCGTGTAAAAGCCACATTGCTCCTACTCTGACCGGTTTTTCCATTAACACCTTACTCGTTCCAGCACGGCATGTGGGCAGAGATACCGGCCtgggagattttattttctttgcagagggtaatgaaaataaaaaacacacagaCAACTCGGGGTTACGTTTATTTCTGCCGAGGCTAAAGAGGACCGAACCGAAGATAACGCACGTTCGTTTGCAAGCGGCCTAATTTTGGCCCTCTCTCCTGGGGATTGCAGAGTGGAAAATATTCTCTAACAAAAGGAGGTTTTGTGCAAACAGAGAGACCTAATGAGAAAcgctcttttcctctccccacGGTGTCTGCCAAGGGGCAGGGTGGGTGACCACAGAGAAAGAGAGCAACCTTCAGCTACGCTTACAGTCAAGTGAAGGGCACTGCTGACTGCTGGTAACTGAAGAGgttattttaggaagaaatttggaaaaatatgCCTGAAAATACCCAAATCCAGGCAGGGAAAAGTCGCCCATCTGCTGCCTTTTTTAAACCCCGAGCAGCCTGTGGTACATGAGTCACTCTCAGAAAGCGCTCACAAGGGAGGCATGTTAGCAGGAGGGACAGCaaggtcacagcctgtcccagcgTGACCCCATGCCGGCGGTCGCAGCGCTATAGGTAAAGCCCAGCATTTTGGGGTTAACCACCACTCCCAGCATCAGCGCCCCCAAGCGATGATGGTGGGTGGCTGGGGAAGACGGATGAGACGGGGACTGGCAAGTTGGACCTTGACTCCTTGGGTGAGCCTGGGGAATCCTTGGTCTCTTCACGCTTCAAAGGTCCTTCGCCTTTAAAGGTCCGTTCCAGCCTGACACGTTCTATGATTCACGTCCTCAGCTGCAAAGCAGAGACGACCATCTCCTCTTGCGCGGGGAGAGATGCGACAGGGAGAACTTTGCACGAGCACAACACAACCCAGATCTTGTCAGGGGTTTGGAGATGTCCTGCCAGTAAGATGAGTCCCGTGACTTACAGGGAACAGAAATTAGTCCTTGGGGTGAGGCTGGTTATTTCTTGGAAGCTCTTCTTAGTTACTCTCCAAATACTTCACAGATACTGCCCTTCTGGGAAACGTGTGAAGAACTCACCATAGAAGCTAAGGCTCAGACAGCTTGTGCAAGAGGTGACATGTAAAACCCAACACAGGATGGAGACTTCTTGGTTCCCAGGGCTACACTGACAGTGTTGAAACAAAGaaattcagctttattttctcatccttttggaagaaaaactCCAACAGGCACAAAGATTCCCAGTTTTCTTTGTAAAAGCTCCTCCCTGTCTCAGCCCTTTTGCATCCTCATGACTGCAGCATCCTAACACCCGCTTGTGTCAATGCCACAAGGAAAGATGGTCCCTACCTGACGGTGAAACTCCAGCACCAAGTTCATCCCCGTGGCTTGGGGAGTTTGCAGGAAGGAGCTGcaaagccagctctgctgcctcagTCAGTACCCGCAGCACATCGCAGCCCTCTCCAGCGGGTTACAGCCCAAACGGACGGAGAAGGGTTGCGGGAAGGCATCGCTACGTTACAGGCAACGGCTTCCAGCAAGGAAAAAATCGGACTGACCACAacgttttgctttgtttggttaAACTGCTTGCTGTTGATATAAGCACTCAATAAAAACTAGGCAAAATGAGAAGAACAGAACAGATATAGAGTCAAGAGCAGAAAACCAGCCTGTCCGTACACAGACCCTGGGAAGAGCCGTGTTTACCTTTTGCAAACCACAGGTAGCAGTAAAATTAGTAATCGGCAATTAACATCCATTTGTCAATGGTTTCCTGGAAGGCATAACTttgctccccctccccttcctgccACCAGCGCAGGCCGGCTGACAAGCACGCAGGGTCGGTATGACAGTGTGAGGGATATTCCAGGAAAGCAAACAGTTCTGCGCAAAAACCAGCCAGAGACAGAGCCCAGATTTGCCGCTGCTCCTGCTGGCGGCTCCGGTAAAGGTGCTGAGCTCTTCACCCGCCCTTTAGAAACCATTTAAAAACCCTTAAGCGTTGCTTGGGCATCCAGACGCCAGGAAAATCAACACCCAAAAGCAATGTGTGTGTCCCCAGTCAATAAAAATTAATGCTGGCGTGCAGGAACTGGCAGAGATGGCTTCTCCTGTGGGGGACGCAGCCACTCTTAAAATGCCATGCCAGCTTTTGGGACaccaaacaaagaaaagcagcttccaATCACAACTGGGAAATTAGGGTGGGATTTTGGTGGTATTGTTGTACCCAGTTCTACCGGAGGAAGCAGTAAAATTCACAACGGGAGCTGAACAAGGGGAGGAAGAATGCTTTGGAAAATCCCACCGTCGTTTCCAGGCAGGCGGAGCGTCCCTGCCCGCTGTGGATTCCTGCCAAGCGGCCGGCACAAACACCCTTCCTCTTTCAAGCAGTGCCAGGATTTGCATTGCCCACTACTGGTTGGGATGCCCGTTTGAATTCCTACTGGGAAGTTGGGCTTTGAAAGCTGCTCTTCTTGGGATTAAAGCCTAAGGTGAACACCTCATCGCACGGCCAGGCTGCCAGCCAAGGTCTTTGGAAAGGCCCAAAATCAGGCCAGCCGGGATGGCACAAGCCATCCTGGAGACTCCAGGACTCACCTTTCTGCAAGATCTCCAGATGTTCCCAAAGGATATCTCCCACAAAGTCAGGCGCTAGCTCCAGGAAGCACTCCTTGCCCAGGGCGCAGAGGGCAGCTCCGTTCATGCAAAACTTCTGGAAATCCACTCCCTTCAGGCTAAACTCGTTCACCGCCCACATCACCCAGTCCCGCACGTGCGTCTCCGTCCACTGCTGGGGATCTGCACCAAGGGGTTGTAGAAGACATCCATTAATGAGCAATCAcaagccccttccccagggaaacAGGACACAAACAGTGCTAGAGCTGTCCCAGTGGATAAGCACCTGCAGAGTTTCACCCCATAGAGACTGATGGCCCGTTGGCAGAAGGGTAAAACGTGGTGGGGGAACACCGTACCTGCAGTTTGGGTCAGCCCTATTTCACACAAGGAACGAGCTTTGGATTTGTTTGGGGCTTTTAACAATTCCACCATTTCTTTGACCCTTTCTCCCACCCTTTTCTCTGTTTCGCTTGGTTTCTCCCTGTCATCAGCCTCCCGTGAAGGGTCCCCTGCTGCTTCTCCATATAGTGGAGATGACTTGCAAATAGAAGTCCTGGAAGGAGCAGGTCCCCAAAGAGAAGTCCAAAAGGAGCAGGTCCCCAAAGCTGCAAGAGCAGTCATCCAGCAGAAATTAGTAAGACAGACAGGCACAATCTGTCAGTTGGGTGTAATATCCAAGTAGTACTGAAAGGTTTTGCCTGTATGTCCacattttttccagctgaagcTGCCAAGAAACAAGGCAATACTACCTGAAGAGCACCACAGAAGAGATGGCAGATGTGGAGAagggcagcctggcaggaggaCACGATCTCTGCGTCTGCCACAGCTGCTCACTGGGAAGCCATGTCTTACCTTTGGGGATTCCCAGCCGCTGTTGCTCTTTCGCGAAGCCGCTGAAGGTGGCTTTCAATGCCTGAGACATCATTTCTTTGCTGCTGGGAGTTAATAAAGGCACGTCCGCACATTCCATATCTGAAagatgaaggagagaaaaatggccataaggacATGGCACTGGGAAAGAAGACAGGAGTCGTGCTGGCCATTGAATTATCAGAAAAACAGAGgaatctttctttcttctgaaattttcacACCCAGACCCTCCGGCCCTATACCTCAACCCTGCAAGTCCATGAGCAGGCTtcttaaatagaagaaaaagaatcttGTGCTTATAATAAACCTGTACTTGAAGGGCAGAAACAAGCCGGGCCTGGTGAGGTAGGTGACACGGCGCACATGGTCTCCCTCCAAGCCAACCGTGAACGTGCTACTGGAAATTTGATGGTGATATCAAAGACCTTTCCAGACATCAGCCTGCTGGGCTTCACCACCCCAGGCAGCACCTGGAGCCCGGGAGATTGCTGAGCAGCTCCAGACGCCAATGAAGGTAAAGAGTCCTACACCAAGGTGACCAAGGACGCAAGGAGAAAAGCGTCTTTGAATCACCACTCCAGCTTTGGGCATCCCagtccaaagaaaagcaaaaggaaaaaattaattttaaagattcACGGGCAATCCTGGAAAAAAGTAAGCCGAGGCAGGATGAAGAACCGGCAGAAAACCCATCcgaggagggagggaaaacaaagaGCTGGAAAATCCCACATGAGCACAAGAGTTACATCACGC
It contains:
- the ETS1 gene encoding protein C-ets-1 isoform X1 is translated as MKAAVDLTIIKTEKVDIELFPSPDMECADVPLLTPSSKEMMSQALKATFSGFAKEQQRLGIPKDPQQWTETHVRDWVMWAVNEFSLKGVDFQKFCMNGAALCALGKECFLELAPDFVGDILWEHLEILQKEEVKPYPANGVNTTYPESRYTSDYFISYGIEHAQCVPPSEFSEPSFITESYQTLHPISSEELLSLKYENDYPSVILRDPVQTDSLQTDYFTIKQEVVTPDNMCMGRASRGKLGGQDSFESIESYDSCDRLTQSWSSQSSFQSLQRVPSYDSFDSEDYPAALPNHKPKGTFKDYVRDRADMNKDKPVIPAAALAGYTGSGPIQLWQFLLELLTDKSCQSFISWTGDGWEFKLSDPDEVARRWGKRKNKPKMNYEKLSRGLRYYYDKNIIHKTAGKRYVYRFVCDLQSLLGYTPEELHAMLDVKPDADE
- the ETS1 gene encoding protein C-ets-1 isoform X2 — its product is MMSYYMDTTIGNAAPYPLARPGVMKPGAAGPCEDPWVTCGFQAACCQPRTCCPLWDEPATQEVPTGLEHYSTDMECADVPLLTPSSKEMMSQALKATFSGFAKEQQRLGIPKDPQQWTETHVRDWVMWAVNEFSLKGVDFQKFCMNGAALCALGKECFLELAPDFVGDILWEHLEILQKEEVKPYPANGVNTTYPESRYTSDYFISYGIEHAQCVPPSEFSEPSFITESYQTLHPISSEELLSLKYENDYPSVILRDPVQTDSLQTDYFTIKQEVVTPDNMCMGRASRGKLGGQDSFESIESYDSCDRLTQSWSSQSSFQSLQRVPSYDSFDSEDYPAALPNHKPKGTFKDYVRDRADMNKDKPVIPAAALAGYTGSGPIQLWQFLLELLTDKSCQSFISWTGDGWEFKLSDPDEVARRWGKRKNKPKMNYEKLSRGLRYYYDKNIIHKTAGKRYVYRFVCDLQSLLGYTPEELHAMLDVKPDADE